A section of the Primulina eburnea isolate SZY01 chromosome 1, ASM2296580v1, whole genome shotgun sequence genome encodes:
- the LOC140829509 gene encoding LOW QUALITY PROTEIN: F-box/kelch-repeat protein At1g22040-like (The sequence of the model RefSeq protein was modified relative to this genomic sequence to represent the inferred CDS: deleted 1 base in 1 codon) — protein MGARLSLNNDKVSASDLFEVSQSEACKRLRRSDGFWNENPRLIPSLPDELSIQILARLPRVWHFDAKLVSRSWKAALTGAELYKLRKELGATEEWLYILTKINGTRLVWYALDPVSKIWQRLPLMPNVAAEDGTRWGLSGIRLWNMVNSSVVADAVKALFGKKDALDQIPFCGCAIGAVDGCLYVLGGFSRASAMKSVWRYDPVVNSWTEVAPMSTGRAYCKTGVLNNQLYVVGGVTRGRGGLTPLQSAEVFDPCSGIWSEVPSMPFSKAQVLPTAFLADLLKPIATGMTPYRGKLYVPQSLYCWPFFVDVGGEVYDPETNSWVEMPSGMGEGWPARQAGTKLSVIVEEELYALEPSSSLDSARIKMYDHQDDSWKIIEGDVPIRDLADSESPYLLAGFLGRLHVICKDANHSISVMQASRQNRLDPTPSTSRANLGESLQESSESVSGSWENIWKVIATTNAGSTELVSCQILDI, from the exons ATGGGAGCTAGATTGAGTCTTAATAATGACAAGGTGAGCGCCAGTGACCTCTTTGAGGTGTCCCAAAGTGAAGCATGTAAGAGATTACGGAGATCTGACGGTTTTTGGAACGAAAATCCACGTTTGATTCCTAGTCTACCCGATGAGTTATCAATTCAGATTCTCGCGCGGCTCCCAAGAGTTTGGCATTTCGATGCAAAGCTGGTTTCAAGAAGCTGGAAAGCTGCTTTAACAGGTGCAGAACTTTATAAACTAAGAAAAGAACTTGGTGCAACTGAAGAATGGCTATACATATTGACTAAGATTAATGGTACTAGACTTGTATGGTATGCGCTGGACCCGGTCTCC AAGATATGGCAACGGTTGCCTCTAATGCCAAATGTTGCTGCTGAAGATGGAACGAGATGGGGTCTATCTGGTATTCGATTGTGGAACATGGTCAATTCAAGCGTTGTTGCAGATGCCGTAAAGGCATTGTTTGGGAAGAAGGATGCATTGGACCAAATCCCTTTTTGTGGTTGTGCAATTGGAGCTGTTGATGGCTGCCTATACGTTCTTGGTGGATTTTCTAGGGCTTCAGCCATGAAATCCGTCTGGCGTTATGATCCTGTTGTAAATTCTTGGACTGAAGTGGCTCCCATGTCTACTGGCAGAGCTTATTGCAAGACCGGTGTTTTAAACAACCAACTTTATGTTGTTGGCGGAGTTACTCGGGGACGAGGTGGGCTTACTCCTCTTCAATCAGCAGAAGTTTTTGATCCGTGCTCTGGTATATGGTCCGAGGTACCTAGCATGCCGTTTTCAAAAGCTCAGGTGCTGCCAACCGCTTTTCTAGCTGATCTACTGAAACCTATTGCAACCGGGATGACCCCGTATCGGGGGAAACTATACGTTCCTCAAAGTTTGTATTGTTGGCCGTTTTTTGTTGATGTTGGAGGAGAGGTCTATGATCCAGAGACAAATTCTTGGGTTGAAATGCCATCTGGCATGGGGGAGGGTTGGCCTGCCCGGCAAGCCGGAACCAAATTAAGTGTCATTGTTGAAGAGGAGTTATATGCATTGGAGCCATCTAGCTCTCTAGATAGTGCCAGGATCAAAATGTATGATCATCAAGATGATTCTTGGAAAATAATTGAAGGGGATGTACCCATTCGCGATCTTGCTGATTCTGAATCCCCATATCTACTTGCGGGTTTTCTTGGAAGATTACACGTGATTTGTAAAGACGCAAATCATAGTATATCAGTGATGCAGGCCAGTAGGCAGAACCGGCTCGATCCCACTCCATCTACCTCAAGGGCTAATCTAGGTGAATCTTTGCAAGAGTCCTCGGAATCTGTTTCAGGATCATGGGAAAATATTTGGAAGGTCATTGCCACTACAAATGCTGGATCTACAGAGCTAGTTAGTTGCCAGATCCTTGATATCTAG
- the LOC140811878 gene encoding uncharacterized protein, with amino-acid sequence MLSLISLNRLKQFTFDTLYCSMQWAFRHLQVIEAVELNKVARQMGINDLEVFVSDGAQCDISRLQLLFGSNMSVAAQDPTFPVIVELYFDILFSLRREIAPCVIWLLHEFIRPSLRTWVNISAK; translated from the exons ATGTTGTCTTTAATTTCATTGAACCGGTTGAAACAATTTACttttgacactctatattgcAGTATGCAGTGGGCCTTTCGACACCTACAGGTTATAGAGGCTGTGGAGCTGAACAAGGTTGCAAG ACAAATGGGTATAAATGACTTGGAAGTATTTGTATCGGATGGTGCTCAATGTGATATCTCTCGCCTTCAG CTGCTATTTGGGTCGAATATGTCAGTAGCCGCCCAAGATCCTACTTTTCCGGTAATCGTCGAgctttattttgatattttattctCTTTGAGAAGGGAAATTGCTCCTTGTGTAATATGGTTGTTGCATGAGTTTATCAGACCATCTCTTAGAACATGGGTTAACATATCTGCAAAATAA